In the genome of Raphanus sativus cultivar WK10039 chromosome 4, ASM80110v3, whole genome shotgun sequence, one region contains:
- the LOC130511252 gene encoding uncharacterized protein LOC130511252 has protein sequence MGNETDEEADLMRKNKLLMEAMAAQLKQTMLESMTEMMNENMKEIRNEIRQATGQGHSNESRRNRRTHTPQEHAGSQETDNYYERHISERSGSSSASRGSRRRTRRDHDDRRPYRDELAGLKLKIPPFHGKVDPDAYLEWEKKIEIVFNSRHYTNAQRIQFAATERMNQEYPVDTWKEMKSLMRKRFVPNHYHRDLHQRLRRLTQGSKTVEEYYQEMELLMLRAGISEDREATMARFLGGLNCEIQDSVEMQHYIEIEEMLHKAILVEQQIKRKHHLRGNYGSSKYQYTKEEKPSYLKDSKPQQKEDIKPSSTFSKDKGKAEATSSRTRDVKCFKCQGRGHYANECTNKKVMILLENGEYESEEEHSGSDLEMSGEESEVEPVKGRLLVTRRLLNLQTKTEETEQRENLFYTRCLVQGKVCSLIIDGGSCVNVASETMVKKLGLKVQKHPRPYRLQWLNEEGEMRVSNQVLIPIAIGRYEDEILCDVLPMEASHILLGRPWQFDRRVVHDGFTNKHSFEFNGKKTVLDFSTLAAPLTEIIKKNVGFKWGEAQETSFQILKEKLTNSPLLILPDFSKTFEIECDASGIGIGAVLRQDRRPIAYFSEKLSGATLNYATYDKELYALVRALQTWQHYLWPKEFVIHTDHESLKYLKGQSKLSKRHARWVEFIETFPYVIKYKQGKENIVADALSRRYTLLNTLDAKLLGFEQLKDMYATDSDFQEAYQSCEKYAAGHYFRQDGFLFYDNRLCVPNCSLRDLFVRESHGGSLMGHFGIAKTLKVLQDHFFWPHMKRDVERICGRCATCKAAKSKIQPHGLYTPLPVPTHPWNDISMDFIVGLPRTKTGKDSIFVVVDRFSKMAHFIACHKTDDALHVANLFFREIVRIHGMPRTIVSDRDTKFLSYFWKTLWSKLGTKLLFSTTCHPQTDGQTEVVNRTLGTLLRAFIKKNLKSCEEYLPHCEFAYNHAQHSASKFSPFEIVYGFNPISPLDLMPLPECERVSMDGKKKAEMVQQIHEQARRNIVEKTKQYTKRANKGRREMIFDVGDKVWVHLRKERFPKERKSKLMPRIDGPFEIIQKINNNAYKLDLQGKYDISNSFNVTDLISFVADEPDLRTNPFQEGGNDMIMDQSSKEDKETMEEPADEDALTMPKGPMTRARSKQLKEAIGGLLKTSMKQEESLGRSLINQDTLTTIQAISFSR, from the exons ATGGGCAACGAGACTGATGAGGAAGCAGACCTGATGAGAAAGAACAAACTGTTGATGGAAGCAATGGCCGCTCAGTTGAAGCAAACCATGTTGGAAAGCATGACTGAGATGATGAATGAAAACATGAAAGAGATCAGAAATGAAAtcagacaagctactggtcaaggtCACAGTAATGAGTCCAGAAGGAACCGTCGAACTCACACTCCACAAGAGCATGCTGGTTCACAGGAaactgataactactatgagcgccaCATAAGTGAGAGAAGTGGTTCTTCCTCAGCATCACGAGGTAGTAGAAGAAGAACTCGTCGTGATCATGATGATAGAAGACCTTACCGTGATGAACTTGCTGGTTTGAAGCTTAAGATCCCTCCCTTCCATGGAAAAgttgatcctgatgcttatcttgagtgggagaagaagattgagattgtaTTCAACAGCCGACACTACACCAATGCTCAGAGGATTCAAtttgctgcaactga GAGGATGAATCAAGAGTATCCAGTTGATACTTGgaaagagatgaagtctcttatgcgcaagaggtttgtgcctaaccacTACCACCGGGATCTTCATCAAAGATTGAGGAGACTTACACAAGGATCCAAGACTGTGGAAGAGTACTACCAGGAGATggagttgctgatgttgagGGCTGGTATATCTGAGGACAGAGAAGCTACTATGGCAAGGTTTCTTGGAGGGCTTAACTGCGAGATACAAGACAGTGTGGAGATGCAGCACTATATagagatagaagagatgttgcacaaAGCTATTCTGGTGGAGCAACAGATTAAGAGAAAGCATCACTTGCGAGGCAACTATGGGTCCAGCAAGTATCAGTAcactaaagaagagaaaccatctTATCTGAAGGATAGCAAACCTCAGCAGAAAGAAGATATTAAGCCAAGCAGCACATTCAGCAAAGACAAAGGCAAAGCTGAAGCTACAAGCTCTAGAACTAGAGATGTtaagtgtttcaagtgtcaaGGAAGAGGAcattatgccaatgagtgcACCAACAAGAAGGTTATGATTCTACTTGAGAATGGAGAGtatgaatcagaagaagagcaCTCCGGTTCTGATCTGGAAATGTCTGGTGAAGAGAGTGAAGTAGAACCGGTTAAAGGAAGGTTGTTGGTGACAAGAAGACTCTTGAACTTGCAAACTAAGACTGAAGAAACTGAGCAGCGTGAGAACCTCTTCTACACTAGGTGTTTGGTTCAGGGAAAGGTGTGCAGCCTTATTATTGATGGTGGAAGCTGTGTCAATGTAGCTAGTGAGACTATGGTGAAGAAATTGGGTCTGAAAGTTCAgaagcatcctagaccttaccggTTGCAGTGGCTCAATGAGGAAGGTGAGATGAGAGTCTCCAATCAAGTGCTGATACCTATAGCCATTGgtagatatgaagatgagatcttgtgtgatGTATTACCAATGGAAGCTAGCCATATTCTTCTTGGTAGACCATGGCAGTTTGATAGGCGAGTGGTTCATGATGGTTTCACCAATAAGCActcttttgagtttaatggaaagaagacagtgctg GACTTCAGCACTCtagcagctccactgactgagattatcaagaaaaatgtaggattcaagtggggagaagcacaagaaacctcatTTCAAATcctcaaagagaagcttactaactctcctctccttatacttcctgatttctctaaaacatttgaaattgaatgtgatgcctcaggaattggtattggtgctgtgttgaggcaggatagaaggcccatagcatacttcagtgagaaactaagtggagctactctcaactatgccacttatgacaaagaactatatgccttggtgagagctctacagacttggcagcattatttatggccaaaggagtttgtcattcacacagaccatgagtctctcaagtaccTCAAGGGACAAAGCaagctcagcaagagacacgccagatgggtagaattcattgaaacctttccttatgtgatcaaatacaaacaaggtaaggaaaatatagttgctgatgcactatcaagaaggtatactctcttgaatactcttgatgctaagttgctaggatttgaacaacttaagGATATGTATGCAACTGATTCTGACTTTCAGGAAGCTTATCAATCCTGTGAGAAATATGCTGCAGGACATTACTTTAGGCAGGATGGATTCTTATTCTATGATAATAGAttgtgtgtgcctaactgttctttgagagatttatttgtcagggaatcccatggaggaagtttaatgggacactttggtattgccaagactcttaaggttttgcaggatcacttcttttggccacacatgaaacGAGATGTTGAGAGAATCTGTGGAAGGTGTGCAACTTGCAAAGCAGCTAAGTCAAAGATCCAACCCCACGGTTTGTACACTCCTTTGCCTGTTCCTACTCACCCCTggaatgatatatctatggattttattgtgGGTTTGCCAAGGACCAAGACAGGtaaggattctatctttgtagttgtggacaggttttctaaaatggcacatttcattgcttgccataagactgatgatgcattgcatgttgctaacctgttctttagagagattgtgcgcattcatggcatgcctaggactatagtttctgatagagatactaagtttcttagttatttttggaagactctttggtctaagctaggtactaaGCTGTTATTctctactacatgtcatccacaaactgatgggcagactgaggtagttaatagaactcttggaactctcttgcgtgcattcattaaaaagaatctgaaatcatGTGAAGAATATTTGCCTCactgtgaatttgcttataatcatgctcagcattctgcttctaagttttccccttttgaaattgtttatgggttcaatcccatctcacctttggatctaatgcctttacctgagtgtgaaagggtcagtatggatgggaaaaagaaagcagagatggTACAGCAAATCCATGAACAGGCAAGAAGAAACATTGTTGAGAAGACCAAGCAGTACACCAAAAGAGCAAACAAAGGCAggcgtgagatgatctttgatgtaGGTGATAAAGTGTGGGTTCACTTGCGCAAGGAGAGGTTTCCTaaagaaagaaagtccaagctgATGCCAAGGATAGATggtccttttgagatcatccagaaaatcaataacaatgcctacaagcttgatcttcaaggtaagtatgatataagcaacagtttcaatgttactgacttgatctcttttgttgcagatgagccagatttgaggacaaatccttttcaagagggagggaatgatatgatcatggaccagtcaagtaaagaagacaaggagaccatggaggaaccagctgatgaagatgctctcaccatgcctaagggtcccatgactcgagccagaagcaagcaactcaaagaagccattggaggactacttaagacatccatgaagcaagaagaaagtcttggaagaagcttgatcaaccaagacacacttaccacaattcaagctatttctttttctagatag